TCGCGCAGGCCGTCGGCCTCTGCCGCGTTGCGCGCCGTGATCAGCACATTGTCATGGGACATGACCACGCCCTTGGGCTTGCCGGTCGTGCCCGAGGTGTAGAGCATGATCGCCGTATCGGACCCACGGGTCTTGGTGATGCAATCGTCGATGAACGTCGGGTTCTTTTCCAGGAAGGCCCGGCCCCGGGCCAGCACATCCTCATAATTGAAGAGGAAGTCATAGTTATAGTCGCGCAGACCCCGCGGGTCGTCGAAGACGATCTGTTCCAACAGCGGAAGATTGTCTTTCTGGGCCAGCAGCTTGTCGACCTGTTCCTGGTCTTCCGCGACGGCAAGCACAACCTCGGCATGTTCAAGGACGAACTGCATTTCCTCGGCAACCGAGTCCGCATAGACCGGCACCGGGATCGCGCCGATGACCTGGGCGGCCACCATGGTCCAATAGAGACGCGGGCGGTTGTCGCCGATAATGGCGACCTGCTGCCCCCGTTTCAGCCCCAGGTCATGAAGACCGGCGGCATAGGCACCGACTTCGTCATAGACCTCAGCCCAGGTCCAGCTTTGCCAGATGCCCAAATCCTTTTCCCGCATGGCCGGACGGTCCGGCCGCACCTGTGCGTTGCGCTGCAGGAGCTTGGGGAATGTATCATATGTGCTGGAATCCACGCCCATGGAACCTCCGCAATGTCAAAAAAGCCGTGCTATTGACGTTGGGAGGCCGCATGGCACCTCCCGCAACCCCCGATAGGGGCACGGGCCGTCCCTGCTGTGTTTTCAACGGACGCAACTGTCGCGTCATCTCGTTTTGCCTCCCAGACAAACCGCCGGAATTTTTCTGTTTCTGGCCCGGCGGCCTTTCTTATTTTCTTTCGCCATGCTACCCGAAGCGGGCCGGATGGCAGGCGATCCGGGCGTTTTTGCGGTTTCTAAAGCCCGCTATTGCCCATACGCCTGCGTATGGTTTAACGTAGGTCTGAAATTACGTCAATACGGATGCGTATGGAAAAAAAATTGCCCGAAGCAAAACGAACGACGAAAAAAACGAACAAATTGGGACGGTCAGAGTGGATAGATGCTGCTTTCAGGACGTTGACCGAAAGCGGCGTGGGTTCCATCCATGTGGAAACCCTGGCCAAACGGCTGGGCGTGACCAAGGGCAGTTTCTACTGGCATTTCAAGGACCGCACGGACCTGTTGGAAGCCGTGCTGGACAAATGGCATGACCAGTATGTCATCGCCAAGGTCGACGAGATGGGCGGGGATTCACACACGCGCCTGATCAACCTGTTGAATGTGGTGCCGCGCAAGCGGGGCAGCAAACATCTGGGCGGGTCGATGGAATTGGCGATGCGGTCCTGGGCGCGCTACGACGACCAGGCGGAAAATGTGGTGGCCGAGGTGGACCGCATCCGCCTCGACTTTGTCGCGGAACATCTGCGCGCCATCGGTTGCACGGAAGAAGAGATCGAGGCCCGCGCCTTCCTGATCTATTCCTATGTCATGTGTCAGGGGATTTTCTCCTTCTCCAAGACGGATAACACCCTGGAAGACATTCATGACAAGGTGACCGAGATCCTGCTGGCCGAAACATGACGCTGGCCGGTTGCCCGGAGATCACGGTGGAAGATTTCACCGCGGAAACCGCTATGGGTCCGCGGGCGGCGCGCTGGGTCCGCCCGGCCAGCGCGCAGGCAGGCGACAGCCCGATTGTCCTGCTGCATGAGGGCCTCGGCTCCATCGCGCAATGGAAGGACTTTCCGGAGAGGCTGGCGCGCGCCACCGGCCACGCCGTTCTGGTCTATGACAGGCAGGGTTATGGCAAGTCACCCGCGCTCACCGAAACACGCGGCATCCGTTACCTGCATGACTATGCGCTGATGGAACTGCCGGCGGTGCTGGAAGCCTGCGGGGTTGAGGCCCCGCCGATCCTGTTCGGCCATTCCGACGGCGGCTCCGTCGCTCTGCTCTATGCCGCCCATCTGCCGACCCGGGCGCTGATCACCGAGGCGGCCCATGTTTTCGTGGAGGATATTTCGGTCGCGGGCATCCGCGACGCCCGCCATGCCTGGAAAACCACCGATCTGGCAGCGCGGCTGGCGAAATATCACGGGGCCAAGACCGAACAGATATTCTTTGCCTGGGCCGATACCTGGATGACCGACTGGTTCAGGGATTGGAATATCGAGGCGGACATCCAAGCCATCACCTGCCCGTCGCTGATCCTGCAGGGCGAGGACGACGAATACGGCACCGCCGCCCAGGTCCGGGCCATCGTCAACCGCATCGGCCCCTCAGCCCAAGGCAACCTCATCCCCGACTGCCGCCATATCCCGCATTTCCAGGCGGGGGAAGTGGTGTTGGGGGCGACACAGCGGTTTTTGGAAGATATCCGATAGAGGCTGACCATAGAGGAAAAGGCCACATCATTTGATGGCGGATTGTTTCCAGGTGTTAGTCCTTTCCTGGAAACGATTATGTGCCATCTGCTACGATCTGGTATCGGATGGATCGCCAAAGACATCAACGAGCTTGTTCGTTTGCCATTCGGGCATATTGAACTTCTCATCTATAAACCCGTGGGTGGTCAAAAACTTCCGCCAGTTGATGAGTAGAGAATCGAACTGGCCCAGAGCCATACCTTTTCCGTGGCTACCGGAGTTCACATGATAGAGGACATAACCGGGCGGATTACCTTCATAGGCTTTCTCCCACTCCAAACAAACTTGTCCGCCTGTCCAATGCGCCTCCTTAAAATTCGAGTGCTTCGCCGTGTTCGCAATGTCTACACAAGCTGACAGCTCAGGTATGTCGGCGTTAACCATTGCTATGAAACCACTTTTATCCCAGGGTTCTCCCGCCTGTTCCGACTTTCGCTTGAAAAAAGCAATTGCCCAATTTCTAAGGCAGTTCGCTGCTATGCAGACATTGATCGCGGCATAGGCGAGCGGCTGGTTCTCCTTTGGAAAGCGAGTTTGTATATCTCGAAAGACGTCAACGTCCCATGCCAGCTTACACCACATTTCCGTAGGGTTGCTTATGACAGCCGTATGCTTGCGCGCATCATCCTTCATGTCTGCGTCCTTTCCTGGAAGTAAAATCTGCCTTCCTACTCTTCCGCGCCATCGACATTAACGTTGTCCAGTTCCATACCGTTTCTGACTGCCACGAGGTCAAAACGTTTAAAGAAGGACAAGAGTTTGGCGATTGGAATATCTAATTCCAACGCCCTTAGCGCCGTTGGCTTTGTTGTAAATTCACCGCCTTCAAATAGATAAACAACTACGCCTGGACAGGATATTTCTTCTCCAGGATTTTCATTAAAAATGATGCGGTAAGCCGCTAAATTCTCGTTCTCCTGAGCGTAGCCGGCGTCTCTCAGATACTTGATAAACGTTTTTTTGTCGGAGTGGTCGGCGGCAACACTACCTTCAAAGTCGTCATGCTGAACGCCGGCTTTGAAAATGTTCATATCAGTGTCCTTACTTGGAACGTTACCTCAGCCTATTTTTAGATTTGCCTCATAACGCAAACAATCCCTCCCACAACTGCGCCGGCAATTGGCCACCACCAACTAAAAGCATTGGACTGAAACCACATATCAAAGGGGAAGGCGAATTGTTTGAAGGAAAGGGCAGAAATAGTGAAGCCTATCGTGATTCCGGCTATGGCGCCGATCACCATAGACAGAAAAAGGAGCAAAATGTGTTTGTTTATAAGCCAAGGCGTTTCTGCCCTGAAACGTTCTATACTGGCTCTGATATTCCCAATATCTGAATTGTCGTTTTGCTCCTTACTATCCATTTGACTTTTGAAGAAGACTGCAAAAGAAATCACAACTATTGAAATTAGCGCTGCTTCTATCCATTCTCCAAAATTCATTTTGATAGCGTCCTTTCTTGGAAGTGATATTTGACTTCCTATTTCGCTTGTTACAACCCTATTAAAAAAACTATTACAAGGAATATCAATAGGTTATAGGGCAATGACCTTCTTGGTCAGCATTACTATATAAAATTACCACTAAACCGAGTGCTGCCAGTCCTTTTATGGAATCGCTGTCTGGATGGTTCTGCTACTTCTTCATTCAACAATTTTGAATTTTTTTCTCAGCGGCTGCGGTATTTTGCCAATACATTCCGTGACGCTAAACGTCCATGTTAGAATGGCCTCATCGCTGTCATTTTGGGACAATTGGCTGGTTGCTTCTGGTAGCGGCGTGATAGCTTTATCAAATAAAACTATTTCTACGGTTTGATGTTCTCCTTTGAAGTCTGAATAGTCTACTCGAAAAGTGCACTTGTGTAAGTCGGTGTGCTTCTTTGCGGCATGACCTAATTGTTCAAATACATCTGGAAACGGCTGTCTGAAGTCCACTTGATAGAAAAATTGCTTGCTCTGTCCAGGAGGTATGAGCAACTGCTCCCTGGACCCATTAATAGCACTTGCAAGAAATATGTGTTTAGAGGGAGAGGCGTCGCTACTCGACACAACTTCAATGATTAGAGCGGCTTTTTCAGACATCGCGGCAGGACGAGTACCATTATTGTAGACCATCAGTGAGATATTCACATCTGGTCTATCAATAAATGAAATCTGGACA
The Aestuariispira ectoiniformans genome window above contains:
- a CDS encoding alpha/beta fold hydrolase; translation: MTLAGCPEITVEDFTAETAMGPRAARWVRPASAQAGDSPIVLLHEGLGSIAQWKDFPERLARATGHAVLVYDRQGYGKSPALTETRGIRYLHDYALMELPAVLEACGVEAPPILFGHSDGGSVALLYAAHLPTRALITEAAHVFVEDISVAGIRDARHAWKTTDLAARLAKYHGAKTEQIFFAWADTWMTDWFRDWNIEADIQAITCPSLILQGEDDEYGTAAQVRAIVNRIGPSAQGNLIPDCRHIPHFQAGEVVLGATQRFLEDIR
- a CDS encoding TetR/AcrR family transcriptional regulator, which translates into the protein MPEAKRTTKKTNKLGRSEWIDAAFRTLTESGVGSIHVETLAKRLGVTKGSFYWHFKDRTDLLEAVLDKWHDQYVIAKVDEMGGDSHTRLINLLNVVPRKRGSKHLGGSMELAMRSWARYDDQAENVVAEVDRIRLDFVAEHLRAIGCTEEEIEARAFLIYSYVMCQGIFSFSKTDNTLEDIHDKVTEILLAET